One Pararhizobium sp. IMCC3301 DNA segment encodes these proteins:
- a CDS encoding ATP-binding cassette domain-containing protein yields MPDATRTPMTIAAQGLTLEDVCIMLDGRPMVHVSAHVAPGDVLTIMGPSGSGKSTFLAYIGGFLDGAFKGMGKVYLNGQSIEHQPAEQRHVGILFQDALLFPHMSVGQNLLFAIPAKIKDRAERRRLAEEALQEVGLAGLFDRDPATLSGGQEARVALIRVLLSSPKALLLDEPFSKLDADRRLSIRKIVFDLAKARNLPVLLVTHDAADAKAAGGRVIIPLESARDSQP; encoded by the coding sequence ATGCCTGATGCGACAAGAACGCCCATGACTATCGCTGCGCAAGGCCTGACCCTTGAAGATGTCTGCATCATGCTGGATGGCCGGCCCATGGTTCATGTCAGCGCCCATGTGGCACCGGGCGATGTGCTGACCATCATGGGGCCTTCCGGTTCGGGAAAATCGACTTTTCTGGCCTATATTGGCGGCTTTCTGGATGGCGCTTTTAAGGGGATGGGCAAAGTCTATCTGAACGGTCAATCGATTGAACATCAGCCGGCGGAACAACGTCATGTCGGCATTCTGTTTCAGGATGCGCTGCTGTTTCCCCATATGAGTGTCGGCCAGAACCTGCTGTTTGCCATACCGGCAAAGATCAAGGACCGGGCCGAGCGCCGCAGGCTGGCGGAAGAGGCTCTGCAAGAAGTCGGACTGGCGGGCCTGTTTGACCGCGATCCGGCAACCCTGTCCGGCGGCCAGGAAGCGCGTGTCGCGCTGATAAGGGTGCTGCTGTCGTCGCCCAAGGCGCTGTTGCTCGATGAACCTTTTTCCAAGCTTGATGCGGACCGCCGTCTGAGTATCCGCAAAATCGTGTTTGATCTGGCGAAAGCGCGCAATCTGCCGGTGCTGCTGGTCACCCATGATGCAGCGGACGCAAAAGCTGCGGGCGGGCGGGTCATCATTCCGCTTGAATCGGCGCGCGATTCACAACCATGA
- a CDS encoding ABC transporter permease — translation MLKHVPALTLFFLVGPVLAGLFGVLLPALGVLPSLGGTRLTLEFFSDVLNTPGVLRSAALSLAVGLVTTGVSLAMVMLLIAGWQGTRFFRILQSLLSPLLSVPHAAAAFGLAFLIAPSGWLMRLVSPWASGLERPPDWLIVNDPLALSMMAGLITKEMPFILLVSLAALPQSDLRRKAALAATLGYGPVNGFFKTTFPLVYRQIRLPVLAVLAYATSVVDVAIILGPSTPPPLSVRLLQWMNDPDITERFRASAGAMLQLGVTAFALLVWFAGERIVRQFGMHAIGRGRRHCADSALRRLIAVLTVASSAMVLAGIIVLGIWSVAGYWRFPDALPVSFTLANWTRQGMGLETPLQNTLLIGVAATALAVVLTLACLEQEVRSGKTATNRALVLLYIPLIVPQVSFLFGLNILTLQLGGKAHILQVVLTHVIFVLPYVYLSLADPWRAWDRRYAAIAHGMGHGANRVFWSVRLPMLLRAVLTAAAVGFAVSIGQYLATLLIGGGRVPTITTEAVALASGGDRRVIGVYALIQAALPFAGFAAALALPALLYRNRRDMRANA, via the coding sequence ATGCTGAAGCATGTTCCCGCCCTCACCCTGTTTTTTCTGGTCGGTCCGGTTCTGGCCGGATTGTTCGGCGTTCTGCTGCCGGCTCTGGGTGTGCTGCCAAGCCTTGGCGGCACCAGGCTGACGCTGGAGTTTTTCAGCGATGTTCTGAACACGCCAGGCGTGCTGCGCTCCGCCGCGCTGAGCCTGGCTGTCGGGCTCGTCACCACCGGCGTATCACTGGCGATGGTGATGCTGCTGATTGCCGGCTGGCAGGGCACACGGTTCTTCAGGATACTGCAAAGCCTGCTGTCGCCGCTGCTGTCGGTGCCGCATGCCGCCGCGGCCTTCGGACTTGCATTCCTGATTGCGCCTTCCGGCTGGCTGATGCGGCTGGTCTCGCCTTGGGCCAGCGGTCTGGAGCGGCCGCCGGACTGGCTGATCGTCAATGACCCGCTGGCGCTGTCGATGATGGCGGGACTGATTACCAAGGAAATGCCGTTTATTTTGCTGGTCTCGCTGGCGGCGCTGCCGCAAAGCGATTTGCGGCGCAAGGCCGCACTGGCCGCGACCCTTGGCTATGGCCCTGTCAACGGCTTCTTCAAAACCACATTTCCGCTGGTCTACCGGCAGATCCGGCTGCCGGTTCTTGCGGTGCTGGCCTATGCCACCTCGGTTGTTGATGTGGCGATTATTCTGGGCCCCTCGACTCCGCCGCCGCTGTCGGTGCGGTTGCTGCAATGGATGAATGATCCGGACATAACAGAGCGCTTCAGGGCGTCCGCCGGTGCCATGCTGCAACTGGGCGTCACCGCTTTTGCCCTGCTGGTCTGGTTTGCCGGAGAGCGCATTGTGCGACAGTTCGGCATGCACGCCATCGGCCGTGGCCGCCGTCACTGTGCCGATTCCGCGCTGCGCCGGCTGATCGCGGTTCTGACTGTCGCATCTTCGGCCATGGTGCTGGCAGGGATCATCGTTCTTGGCATCTGGTCAGTGGCCGGTTACTGGCGGTTTCCTGACGCCCTGCCGGTCAGTTTCACTCTGGCCAACTGGACGCGGCAGGGGATGGGGCTGGAAACGCCGCTGCAAAACACGCTGCTGATCGGTGTTGCCGCAACCGCTCTGGCCGTGGTCCTGACACTGGCCTGTCTGGAGCAGGAAGTGCGCTCCGGCAAGACCGCCACCAACCGCGCTCTGGTGCTGCTCTACATTCCACTGATCGTGCCGCAGGTCAGTTTTTTGTTCGGGCTGAACATTCTGACGCTGCAACTGGGCGGCAAAGCCCATATTCTGCAGGTGGTGCTGACCCATGTGATTTTCGTGCTGCCCTATGTCTATCTCTCGCTGGCTGATCCGTGGCGGGCCTGGGACCGGCGCTATGCAGCGATTGCCCATGGCATGGGCCATGGCGCCAACCGAGTGTTCTGGTCGGTGCGCCTGCCGATGCTGCTGAGAGCAGTCCTGACGGCCGCGGCAGTCGGATTTGCCGTATCGATCGGCCAGTATCTGGCCACCCTGCTGATTGGCGGGGGACGGGTTCCGACGATCACAACGGAGGCTGTGGCGCTGGCTTCCGGGGGTGACAGACGGGTGATCGGCGTATATGCGCTGATACAGGCGGCGCTGCCCTTTGCCGGGTTTGCCGCGGCACTTGCCCTGCCGGCGCTGCTGTACCGCAATCGCCGCGACATGAGAGCCAATGCCTGA
- a CDS encoding ABC transporter substrate-binding protein: MLKFLIRAVMAGLLLAGIAQTGIAQTGTAQADSAPDAADWPQVLATAKGQTVYWHAWGGEPRINDYIAWAGREVEERFGVKLVHVKVNDTGAVVSQVLAEKTAGTVEGGSVDLIWINGENFAAMKREGLLLAQGWANLLPNFQYVDISGKPTVINDFTVPTDGLEAPWGMAQLVFYNDTAISNEMPKSMAGLLQWAQNNPGRFSYPQPPDYVGSTFLKQALYELVGDPTVLQQPADEADFDAVTAPLFAYLDQLHPAMWRSGRAFPQNTASLRQLLADGELDIGFAFNPSAASNAIANNELPDTVRSFVLDKGTIGNTHFVAIPFNANAKAGAMVLADFLMSPEAQLRKQDPTVWGDPTVLDVTRLPDDAQSAFEALDLGIATLGPSELGIVLPEPHSSWMVALEKAWLARYGV; encoded by the coding sequence ATGCTGAAATTTCTGATACGGGCCGTGATGGCCGGCTTGCTACTGGCCGGAATCGCACAGACCGGAATCGCACAAACCGGAACCGCACAGGCTGACAGCGCGCCCGATGCGGCGGACTGGCCGCAGGTTCTGGCCACGGCCAAAGGACAGACGGTGTACTGGCATGCCTGGGGCGGCGAGCCGCGCATCAATGATTATATCGCCTGGGCGGGCCGCGAGGTTGAAGAGCGCTTCGGCGTCAAACTGGTGCATGTCAAGGTCAATGATACCGGAGCCGTGGTCTCCCAGGTGCTGGCGGAAAAAACCGCCGGAACCGTGGAGGGCGGCTCGGTTGATCTGATCTGGATCAATGGCGAAAATTTTGCCGCCATGAAGCGCGAAGGCCTGCTGCTGGCGCAGGGTTGGGCCAACCTTCTGCCGAATTTCCAGTATGTCGATATCAGCGGCAAACCGACGGTAATCAATGATTTCACCGTGCCGACAGACGGGCTGGAAGCGCCCTGGGGCATGGCGCAACTGGTGTTTTACAACGACACTGCGATCAGCAATGAGATGCCGAAAAGCATGGCCGGTCTGCTGCAATGGGCGCAGAACAATCCGGGCCGTTTTTCCTATCCGCAACCGCCCGATTATGTTGGATCGACCTTTCTGAAGCAGGCGCTGTATGAACTGGTCGGCGATCCGACCGTGTTGCAGCAACCGGCGGATGAGGCGGATTTTGACGCCGTCACCGCGCCGCTGTTTGCCTATCTCGACCAACTTCACCCTGCCATGTGGCGCTCCGGCCGCGCATTTCCGCAAAATACAGCAAGTCTGCGCCAGTTGCTGGCCGATGGCGAGCTGGATATCGGCTTTGCCTTCAATCCGTCTGCGGCGTCGAACGCCATTGCCAATAATGAACTGCCCGATACGGTGCGCTCCTTCGTTCTCGATAAAGGCACCATCGGCAACACCCATTTCGTGGCCATTCCCTTCAATGCCAATGCCAAGGCGGGAGCAATGGTTCTGGCGGATTTCCTGATGTCGCCGGAAGCGCAGTTGCGCAAGCAGGACCCGACTGTGTGGGGCGATCCGACAGTGCTTGACGTCACCCGGCTGCCAGATGACGCGCAAAGCGCGTTTGAAGCGCTCGATCTGGGCATTGCCACATTGGGACCGAGCGAATTGGGCATCGTGCTTCCCGAACCGCATTCGTCGTGGATGGTGGCGCTGGAAAAGGCCTGGCTTGCACGCTACGGCGTTTGA
- the apaG gene encoding Co2+/Mg2+ efflux protein ApaG, whose product MIHPYHSRTNGIAVSVAPRFLEDQSDPLESRYVWSYAIEIVNYGDEVVLLEARHWVITDGNGWQHQVDGEGVVGEQPVLNPGDSYSYMSGCPLMTPNGLMVGSYTMRTPDGERFQADIPAFSLDSPYTRRMLN is encoded by the coding sequence ATGATCCATCCCTACCATTCCAGGACAAACGGAATTGCGGTCTCTGTCGCGCCGCGATTTCTGGAAGATCAGTCCGATCCGCTGGAAAGCCGCTATGTCTGGTCCTATGCCATCGAGATCGTCAATTACGGCGATGAAGTGGTTCTACTGGAAGCCCGCCACTGGGTCATCACCGATGGCAATGGCTGGCAGCATCAGGTCGACGGCGAGGGCGTGGTCGGCGAGCAGCCGGTGCTCAACCCCGGCGACAGCTATTCCTATATGAGCGGCTGCCCGCTGATGACGCCTAACGGACTGATGGTCGGCAGCTACACCATGCGCACCCCGGACGGCGAGCGGTTTCAGGCGGATATCCCGGCATTCTCGCTCGACAGTCCCTATACCAGACGGATGCTGAATTAG
- a CDS encoding lytic murein transglycosylase — protein MNGFRCMKLVFAAVVSLAGAGVAYGQSCPAGAGFEAFKTSIAEEAIAAGVGANVVQRIVPGLSYSDSVIAADRKQGVFAQSFLEFSDRMVAPYRVSGGRERLQRHGDIFRRIEAEYGVPGAVISAFWALETDFGAVLGNFNTLNALATLAYDCRRPELFRPQLIAALKLLDRGDLTAAQMQGAWAGELGQLQILPSDYLENGVDYDSDGRVDLLKNTGDVLATGGKLLNVLGWRRGEPWLQEVSVPGSLRWEQAGIYTTMPASEWAAMGVAARNGPALEGTALPASLILPMGRNGPAFLAYPNFGVFLEWNQSLVYTVSAAYLATRINGAPKLERGNPGDILSVDQTKALQTLLQARGYDVGEIDGIIGSGTRAAVRAVQMELGLPADAWPTRDLLAQLQGNQSGAAGAPSAAPPLPLVRP, from the coding sequence ATGAATGGTTTTCGGTGCATGAAACTGGTTTTTGCTGCTGTTGTTTCGCTTGCAGGTGCGGGCGTGGCCTATGGCCAGAGCTGTCCGGCCGGTGCCGGGTTTGAAGCCTTCAAGACAAGCATCGCCGAAGAGGCAATCGCGGCCGGCGTTGGCGCAAATGTGGTACAGCGCATCGTGCCGGGGCTGAGCTATTCTGACAGCGTCATTGCAGCCGACCGCAAACAGGGTGTGTTTGCGCAGAGTTTTCTGGAGTTTTCAGACCGGATGGTGGCGCCCTACCGCGTCAGTGGCGGGCGCGAGCGGTTGCAGCGCCATGGCGACATTTTCCGGCGGATCGAGGCGGAATATGGCGTTCCGGGCGCGGTGATTTCGGCATTCTGGGCGCTGGAGACGGATTTCGGCGCGGTGCTGGGCAATTTCAACACGCTGAATGCGCTGGCCACCCTTGCTTATGATTGCCGCCGGCCGGAGCTGTTCCGCCCGCAACTGATTGCCGCATTGAAACTGCTCGACCGGGGCGATCTGACAGCGGCTCAGATGCAAGGCGCGTGGGCGGGAGAGCTGGGACAATTACAGATACTGCCGTCAGATTATCTGGAAAACGGCGTCGATTACGACAGCGACGGGCGCGTTGATCTGCTGAAAAATACCGGCGATGTGCTGGCCACCGGAGGCAAACTTTTGAACGTTCTGGGCTGGCGGCGCGGCGAGCCATGGCTGCAGGAAGTCAGTGTGCCGGGCAGTTTGCGCTGGGAACAGGCCGGGATCTACACCACAATGCCGGCCAGCGAGTGGGCGGCGATGGGAGTTGCCGCGCGCAACGGCCCGGCGCTGGAAGGCACTGCACTGCCGGCCTCGCTGATCCTGCCGATGGGCCGCAACGGGCCGGCGTTTCTGGCCTATCCGAATTTCGGTGTGTTTCTGGAGTGGAACCAGTCGCTGGTCTACACCGTCAGCGCGGCCTATCTGGCAACGCGCATCAATGGCGCGCCGAAGCTGGAGCGCGGCAATCCCGGCGATATTCTGTCGGTCGATCAGACCAAAGCACTGCAGACCCTGTTGCAGGCGCGCGGCTATGATGTGGGGGAAATCGACGGCATTATCGGCTCGGGCACAAGGGCCGCGGTGCGCGCCGTGCAGATGGAACTCGGCCTTCCCGCCGATGCCTGGCCAACCCGCGATCTGCTGGCGCAGCTTCAGGGCAATCAGAGCGGTGCTGCTGGCGCGCCCTCCGCTGCACCACCACTGCCGCTTGTGCGACCGTGA
- a CDS encoding transglutaminase family protein, giving the protein MTRLKIDVNLHYGLSQTTDILSQIRVADMADQVVSSESVALPDTIHTADVAAENGIGVRTWIRVAEDFRCDYSCIVAIDRPALDIARLDAVPPHLLPGDTVRYLMPSRYCPSDEFQSFVAADFGHLSGGRRVDTMRQWLFDKFRYASGSSNAQTTALDTFVQRQGVCRDFAHVLIALCRASAIPARFVSAYAPDVMPQDFHAVVEVYLDGTWHLIDPTNMSNATNIARIGVGSDAAEVAFLSAFAPITLQTQQVSVTRL; this is encoded by the coding sequence ATGACAAGGCTCAAAATTGACGTGAATCTGCATTACGGTCTGTCACAGACGACTGATATTCTGTCGCAGATACGGGTTGCGGATATGGCCGATCAGGTCGTCTCATCGGAGAGCGTTGCCTTGCCCGATACGATCCATACCGCCGATGTAGCAGCGGAGAACGGCATCGGAGTGCGAACCTGGATTCGCGTGGCCGAGGATTTCCGCTGCGACTATTCCTGCATCGTTGCCATTGACCGTCCGGCGCTTGATATCGCCCGGCTCGACGCTGTGCCGCCGCATCTGCTGCCCGGCGATACGGTTCGGTATCTGATGCCCTCGCGTTATTGCCCCTCCGACGAATTCCAGAGCTTTGTGGCGGCAGATTTTGGCCATCTGTCAGGCGGCCGTCGTGTCGACACCATGCGCCAGTGGCTGTTTGACAAATTTCGCTATGCAAGCGGCTCCAGCAACGCTCAGACAACAGCGCTCGACACCTTTGTCCAGCGCCAGGGCGTGTGCCGGGATTTTGCCCATGTTCTGATCGCGCTGTGCCGCGCCTCAGCTATTCCGGCCCGATTTGTCAGCGCCTATGCGCCGGATGTCATGCCCCAGGATTTCCATGCCGTTGTCGAAGTGTATCTCGACGGCACCTGGCATCTGATCGACCCGACCAACATGTCCAACGCCACCAACATCGCCCGCATCGGCGTCGGCTCCGACGCCGCAGAAGTCGCCTTCCTCTCAGCCTTCGCCCCGATTACATTGCAGACCCAGCAGGTGTCCGTGACGAGACTTTGA
- a CDS encoding metallophosphoesterase, whose protein sequence is MSKLLPSDYEITILHISDAHFGSPDEKGEQDRLTNSLITSAHDHGWEPELLVFSGDLSFSGTGEEFEKGQDWLLRLLSKWPNCKLFIVPGNHDVTRNAALLHLRRAFEDAEKFNSIRNEIQTRHPHLENFFNWHKELRDEIGDRVVSNWNENPFCTHNVLDFHAAKIRLVGLNTSLMSCDSEDEFSLVQDIKSLNAALDKPEEIRDECVIAVGHHPLSWLIDWNSSEVDRLLNQSIGAHVYLHGHNHNQTLQSISKGSGESLSTLECGAAYQGSQWPQFYAFYKLDFLNREIKSAVMSYSLSTGRWLTDTARSQEIVSQLPQLQRKTRKVNSVDDAESEPISYPLTEPISLNGSKPSTVVPDELRRRVEKDIERLTPNIDQDAERVRTEIASYMQAQLANKVDLYRHADRIKARISLTDKICRQIISGKKDYTVLNVDDVCGFRFVTLFQSDLPLLANELFKSAYNTGSGTLFRPATEARITIHTSRPDVDPLSVVPHIKDSLREWIGPSQIEIRQRSTSYSAVHIVLRHMIKRSESDLEGMPVEFQLRSGLEEFWAHVDSQLRYALSKEKGRVAGEGGWHQHLNVLKTQFDGIIQYVDLIKDIASGNDSNNQHSNKKQFQSGWTAYDESALSLSNVDEQIAKLSELPADVFNSVRKAYDLWEQADISRQFGGDAARFREAAKAFESLSNGHSEEVSDLTLLELLRNIAKQERAYMLLCAGSEKDLNTAHQIYTDLLSACPSDSILLLRMGQLMIEQQDLQKGIEYLDQTIHNLDKPPIHDADTNNRIRDLALLRKGLANFRIFESGDYAENDRIKGLENAISDASIVYEVGRNQAVKKQALNDLVYYSWEERHQSGSLRSKPSLSDEEYKRLAIELVKCYENTDIPSYRTADTLARVCVDVGMMHEAMRAATVVCNLLEKAASERSGVRKVLDKIRYSDSWLVRVMKWLNDVDEIDSLLFAHKVVNNYASDN, encoded by the coding sequence ATGAGTAAATTGTTACCTTCAGATTACGAAATAACTATTCTTCACATTTCAGACGCTCACTTTGGGTCACCCGATGAAAAAGGTGAACAAGATCGCCTCACAAATTCATTGATTACGAGCGCGCATGATCATGGATGGGAGCCAGAACTACTGGTTTTCAGCGGAGACCTTTCCTTCTCAGGGACTGGAGAAGAATTCGAAAAAGGACAGGATTGGCTACTACGGTTACTCTCGAAATGGCCTAACTGTAAGCTATTTATCGTACCTGGAAATCATGATGTCACGCGAAATGCAGCACTGTTACATCTCCGCCGAGCCTTTGAGGACGCGGAAAAATTTAACAGTATTCGCAACGAGATTCAGACTAGGCACCCGCACCTCGAGAATTTCTTCAACTGGCACAAAGAACTCAGAGACGAAATTGGAGATCGGGTAGTATCGAATTGGAATGAAAATCCATTCTGCACTCATAACGTACTCGATTTCCACGCGGCAAAAATTCGGCTTGTCGGACTGAATACTTCTCTTATGTCTTGCGATAGCGAAGATGAATTTAGCCTAGTCCAAGACATAAAATCTCTAAATGCTGCACTCGACAAACCTGAAGAAATACGGGACGAGTGCGTAATCGCGGTTGGGCACCATCCTCTGTCTTGGCTAATAGACTGGAATTCAAGCGAAGTCGACCGATTGTTGAACCAATCCATTGGGGCTCACGTCTATCTTCACGGCCACAACCACAACCAAACGCTGCAATCAATCTCAAAGGGGAGCGGTGAAAGCTTGTCCACTCTGGAGTGTGGCGCAGCATATCAAGGTTCACAATGGCCTCAATTTTATGCATTCTATAAACTGGATTTCCTTAATCGCGAAATTAAAAGCGCGGTAATGTCTTATTCCCTTAGCACCGGACGCTGGCTGACAGATACAGCAAGGTCGCAGGAAATAGTATCGCAGTTGCCGCAACTACAAAGAAAAACTCGGAAAGTGAATTCCGTCGACGACGCGGAATCGGAACCAATTTCATACCCTCTAACCGAGCCAATTTCGCTCAATGGATCGAAGCCGTCGACTGTGGTTCCAGACGAACTGCGTCGACGAGTCGAGAAAGACATTGAGCGTTTAACACCCAATATTGATCAAGATGCAGAACGTGTCCGTACAGAAATTGCATCGTATATGCAGGCGCAGCTTGCAAATAAGGTTGACCTGTATCGGCATGCAGACAGAATAAAGGCAAGAATAAGCCTGACCGACAAAATATGCCGGCAGATTATTTCGGGGAAGAAAGATTATACGGTATTGAATGTAGATGATGTCTGTGGTTTTAGATTTGTTACTTTATTTCAGAGTGACTTGCCATTGTTGGCTAACGAACTCTTCAAGTCGGCTTACAACACAGGATCGGGCACCCTGTTTCGGCCAGCGACTGAAGCAAGAATAACAATTCATACATCGAGACCTGACGTTGATCCTCTCTCAGTAGTTCCGCACATAAAAGACAGTTTGAGAGAGTGGATTGGCCCAAGCCAGATCGAGATTAGGCAACGATCTACTTCATATTCGGCAGTTCATATTGTTTTGAGGCATATGATAAAACGCAGCGAATCTGATTTGGAAGGGATGCCGGTAGAGTTTCAACTTCGAAGCGGTCTTGAGGAGTTTTGGGCGCATGTCGACAGTCAGTTACGGTACGCGCTAAGCAAGGAGAAGGGTCGTGTTGCAGGAGAAGGCGGTTGGCATCAACACCTAAATGTTCTCAAAACGCAGTTCGACGGAATAATACAATACGTTGACTTGATTAAAGATATAGCATCAGGAAACGATTCCAACAATCAACACTCCAATAAAAAACAATTCCAATCCGGGTGGACAGCTTATGATGAGAGCGCCCTAAGTCTTTCGAATGTTGACGAGCAAATCGCTAAGCTGAGTGAACTACCCGCTGATGTGTTTAACAGCGTCCGAAAGGCGTATGACTTATGGGAACAAGCTGACATTAGTCGTCAATTTGGGGGTGATGCAGCCCGATTTCGTGAAGCCGCAAAAGCCTTTGAATCATTGTCGAACGGGCATTCTGAAGAAGTTTCCGATCTGACGCTTTTAGAGCTTCTTCGCAACATCGCCAAACAAGAGCGTGCATATATGTTGCTCTGCGCTGGCTCAGAAAAGGATTTGAATACGGCACACCAAATTTACACTGATCTCTTGTCCGCCTGCCCGTCAGATAGCATTTTGCTTTTGAGAATGGGCCAGCTCATGATTGAACAGCAGGATCTTCAAAAAGGAATCGAGTACCTAGATCAAACAATTCATAATTTGGATAAACCACCAATTCATGACGCCGATACCAATAATAGAATTCGCGACCTTGCGCTTCTTCGAAAGGGATTGGCGAATTTCCGTATATTTGAGAGTGGAGATTACGCAGAAAATGATCGTATCAAGGGTTTGGAAAATGCGATTTCGGATGCCTCAATAGTATACGAGGTTGGGAGAAATCAGGCTGTTAAGAAGCAAGCATTGAACGATCTAGTTTATTATTCATGGGAAGAACGACATCAATCTGGATCACTCCGCTCCAAACCTAGCTTGAGTGACGAGGAGTACAAGCGTCTGGCGATTGAGTTGGTCAAATGTTACGAAAACACGGATATTCCTAGCTATCGTACTGCTGACACCCTAGCTCGAGTATGCGTTGATGTAGGCATGATGCATGAAGCCATGCGGGCTGCAACGGTCGTTTGCAACTTATTGGAAAAGGCTGCTAGCGAACGAAGCGGTGTACGAAAAGTGTTGGATAAGATTCGTTACTCGGATAGCTGGCTCGTCAGGGTGATGAAATGGCTCAACGATGTTGATGAAATAGACTCTTTACTATTTGCTCATAAAGTGGTGAATAATTATGCATCAGACAACTAA
- a CDS encoding IS630 family transposase (programmed frameshift), translating into MPTAIPLRCDFDAPTLRRLARRCRDNRQIRRLLALAAVYEGMNRTDAARIGGMDRQTLRDWVHRFNEDGPDGLTNRSGAGRPRLLSDEQMLELAQIVETGPERKINGVVRWRRIDLVRMISERFGVMCSQSVVSDYLAELGFSHISGRPQHPAQNPQVIEAFKKNFANTLAAHIADLPEGTPVEVWFQDEARIGQKNGRVRIWAKKGTRPRLPADQRYQNTYLFGAICPKRGTGAALVLPSANTEAMQLHLDEISKYVARKAHAVVLMDRAGWHTTSKLNVPKNITIILLPSKSPELNPVENIWQYLRANWLSNCVFKDYTAIVDAACDAWNNLIHHPEVITSIGMRNWAHVGQ; encoded by the exons ATGCCTACTGCCATACCGCTTCGCTGTGATTTTGATGCTCCTACTCTGCGCCGGCTTGCGCGTCGATGTCGTGACAACCGTCAGATACGCCGGTTGCTTGCGTTGGCCGCTGTGTACGAAGGTATGAACCGGACAGATGCGGCGCGGATTGGCGGGATGGATCGTCAAACGCTGCGCGATTGGGTGCATCGCTTCAACGAAGATGGCCCTGATGGATTGACCAACCGCTCAGGAGCCGGACGCCCTCGTTTGCTGAGCGATGAGCAAATGCTGGAACTGGCGCAGATTGTCGAAACGGGACCAGAGCGAAAGATAAATGGTGTTGTGCGGTGGCGGCGCATTGATCTGGTTCGGATGATCAGCGAACGGTTCGGGGTAATGTGCTCTCAAAGCGTCGTCTCCGATTATCTGGCTGAGCTCGGCTTTTCCCATATCTCAGGCCGTCCGCAGCATCCTGCTCAAAATCCGCAGGTGATCGAGGCTTTCA AAAAAAACTTCGCCAATACGCTCGCAGCCCACATAGCCGACCTGCCGGAGGGCACTCCAGTTGAGGTGTGGTTCCAGGACGAAGCTCGTATTGGACAAAAGAACGGACGCGTCCGTATCTGGGCGAAGAAAGGAACTCGACCACGCCTGCCTGCCGACCAGCGTTACCAGAACACCTACCTGTTCGGTGCCATTTGTCCCAAGCGCGGAACAGGTGCGGCTTTGGTCCTGCCCTCCGCCAATACCGAAGCGATGCAATTGCACCTCGATGAGATCAGCAAATATGTCGCCCGCAAGGCCCATGCAGTGGTGCTGATGGATCGCGCAGGCTGGCACACGACAAGCAAACTCAACGTACCCAAAAACATCACCATCATCTTGCTGCCGTCAAAGTCGCCAGAGCTGAACCCGGTCGAAAACATCTGGCAATACCTTCGGGCAAACTGGCTCTCAAACTGCGTCTTCAAAGACTACACCGCTATCGTCGATGCAGCATGCGATGCATGGAACAATCTCATCCATCATCCAGAAGTCATCACATCAATCGGAATGAGAAACTGGGCTCATGTGGGTCAGTGA